One genomic region from Nodularia sp. LEGE 06071 encodes:
- the cbiE gene encoding precorrin-6y C5,15-methyltransferase (decarboxylating) subunit CbiE, producing the protein MTRKWLSIVGIGEDGLQGLSAIARSLIEQAEVIVGGDRHLAMLPPNDQRQKIAWTSPISSSIAEIIRRRGESVCVLASGDPFCYGIGVTLTRQIPLEEITIIPAPSTFSLACAKLGWSFRETETLSLCGRPASLLHSYIYPNAKLLILSEGKDTPATVADILTNRGYGGSKITVLEHLGGIQERIVEGIAADWDKREIAPLNAIAVECIANAGVVPLPRLPGLPDHAYHHDGQLTKSEVRAVTLAKLAPIPGELLWDVGAGCGSISIEWMRTDSRCQAIAIEQNSSRLGYIANNAAALGTPHLKIISGKAPSILQNLPTPDAIFIGGGVTAAGLFDICWNALRPGGRLVANVVTVEGEQILFKWYEQVGGSLTRIAIQRAEPIGKFLGWRAMSPVTQWIAIKPENF; encoded by the coding sequence ATGACACGGAAATGGTTATCGATTGTGGGTATTGGTGAAGATGGCTTACAGGGGTTAAGTGCGATCGCACGTTCTCTGATAGAGCAAGCTGAAGTGATTGTCGGAGGCGATCGCCATTTAGCCATGTTACCCCCAAATGATCAACGCCAGAAAATAGCCTGGACATCTCCCATTAGCAGTTCCATCGCCGAAATTATCCGTCGTCGGGGTGAATCAGTCTGTGTGTTAGCCAGTGGCGACCCTTTTTGTTACGGTATCGGTGTCACCCTGACGCGACAAATTCCCCTAGAAGAAATTACGATTATTCCTGCGCCTTCCACCTTCAGCCTCGCCTGTGCCAAATTGGGATGGTCTTTTAGGGAAACAGAAACCTTGAGTTTGTGCGGTCGTCCAGCCTCTCTACTCCATAGTTACATCTATCCCAACGCTAAACTTTTGATTTTGAGTGAAGGCAAAGACACGCCTGCAACTGTTGCCGACATCTTGACAAATCGCGGTTATGGTGGTAGTAAAATTACAGTTTTAGAACATCTGGGCGGTATTCAGGAAAGAATTGTCGAAGGTATAGCCGCAGATTGGGATAAAAGAGAAATTGCACCGTTGAATGCGATCGCAGTTGAATGTATTGCTAATGCTGGGGTGGTACCTTTACCTAGATTACCAGGATTGCCAGATCATGCCTATCACCATGATGGACAGTTAACCAAGAGTGAAGTCAGGGCGGTGACTTTAGCAAAATTAGCTCCCATTCCCGGAGAATTACTGTGGGATGTCGGTGCGGGTTGTGGTTCAATTTCTATCGAATGGATGCGGACTGATTCTCGATGTCAGGCGATCGCCATTGAACAGAATTCTTCTAGACTGGGTTACATAGCCAACAACGCCGCAGCTTTAGGAACTCCCCACCTGAAAATTATTAGCGGTAAAGCACCATCAATTCTCCAAAATTTACCCACACCGGATGCGATATTTATCGGCGGTGGAGTCACAGCAGCAGGGCTGTTTGATATCTGTTGGAATGCACTGCGTCCGGGTGGGCGATTAGTAGCTAATGTTGTCACTGTAGAAGGTGAGCAAATTTTATTTAAATGGTATGAGCAGGTTGGTGGTAGTTTAACTCGTATCGCTATTCAAAGAGCAGAACCTATTGGTAAATTTTTAGGTTGGCGGGCGATGTCACCTGTTACTCAATGGATAGCAATAAAACCTGAAAACTTTTAA
- a CDS encoding Uma2 family endonuclease, giving the protein MVASPEIYVTPEEYLEMEEQSDIKHEYIDGYIYAMAGALDSHVTIALNLATLLRNHVRGSGCRVYIADMKARIESLNRFYYPDVMVTCDQRDQETPAYKRFSTLIVEVLSDSTEAFDRGDKFADYQLLETLEEYVLINTKRQRVECFRRNGQGLWVLQSYTAEEKSFRLNSIDFEATIAELYEDVVFAS; this is encoded by the coding sequence ATGGTTGCTTCCCCGGAAATCTACGTCACTCCTGAAGAATACTTAGAGATGGAAGAGCAGAGTGATATTAAACATGAGTATATTGATGGCTATATCTACGCAATGGCGGGGGCGCTAGATTCCCATGTGACAATTGCGCTCAACCTTGCTACTCTCCTCCGTAATCATGTACGTGGTTCAGGTTGTCGTGTTTACATCGCGGATATGAAAGCCAGAATTGAATCACTGAATCGGTTTTACTATCCCGATGTCATGGTAACTTGCGACCAAAGAGACCAAGAAACGCCAGCTTATAAAAGATTTTCTACTTTAATTGTGGAAGTTTTATCTGATTCTACCGAAGCCTTTGACCGAGGGGATAAATTCGCCGATTATCAGCTGCTAGAAACTCTAGAAGAATACGTCTTAATTAACACAAAACGTCAGCGAGTTGAATGTTTTCGCCGTAATGGTCAAGGGCTGTGGGTTTTGCAATCCTACACAGCAGAAGAAAAGTCATTTCGATTAAATAGTATAGACTTTGAGGCGACTATAGCAGAACTTTACGAAGATGTAGTTTTTGCATCATAG
- a CDS encoding tetratricopeptide repeat protein, which produces MKFTFSKPSVLAYASSILLLGFSIPLVAQIPASNAASECQTFKPPYLNTVKDFIGLGHFQEDCEKDSQSAVSSFTQAITLNPQGEEAYYHRANAYYNLGNYQAAVADHSEVIRQNTGRFGFSRGAYWNRARAYEKLGEKKKAISDLNQLIGDSSPNADQYFFRGNMYRDLNNKASAMADYKAAEKLLQQYLNGDFGNGLQDPRYQVMLENVRNELAQINY; this is translated from the coding sequence ATGAAATTTACATTCTCTAAACCTTCTGTGTTAGCTTATGCATCGTCTATTTTGCTGCTAGGTTTTTCGATCCCGTTAGTTGCACAAATACCAGCTTCTAATGCTGCTAGTGAGTGCCAAACTTTTAAGCCACCGTATCTGAATACAGTCAAAGACTTCATAGGTCTGGGACACTTTCAAGAAGACTGCGAAAAAGACTCCCAATCTGCGGTTTCTTCTTTTACACAGGCAATTACTCTCAATCCTCAAGGTGAAGAAGCATACTATCATCGTGCTAATGCTTACTATAACCTGGGAAATTATCAAGCCGCAGTGGCGGACCATAGCGAAGTAATTAGGCAAAATACAGGTAGGTTTGGTTTTAGTAGGGGAGCTTATTGGAACCGGGCTAGGGCTTATGAAAAGTTAGGGGAAAAAAAGAAAGCAATTTCCGATTTGAATCAATTAATTGGTGATAGTAGTCCCAATGCTGATCAATACTTTTTCAGAGGTAATATGTACCGTGATTTAAATAATAAAGCCAGTGCAATGGCAGATTACAAAGCGGCAGAGAAACTTTTACAGCAGTATTTAAATGGGGATTTCGGAAATGGTTTACAAGATCCTCGATATCAAGTGATGCTGGAGAATGTTAGAAATGAATTAGCCCAGATAAATTATTAA